A genomic segment from Nitrosopumilus sp. K4 encodes:
- a CDS encoding tRNA(Ile)(2)-agmatinylcytidine synthase, giving the protein MDSKQVLTIGFDDTDSPQGMCTTFLAYKIVDELKKENSEFLDFPQLVRFNPNIPWKTRGNGAVSIKIRTKNVSKIKTKIKNLVLKYSDIKNGANPGLVFYENDSIPQNFTDFSRLALWKLVNRNYAKKFAKKNNLEFFYHGNGQGLVGAIGAIGYKFDDHTLELLSYRKKSRFGKERKLSSKNVEEMQNKTFPYTYNNFDSKKERVLITPHGPDPVFYGIRGENLSSLLQASKILKPKEKLDGYMIFKSNQGTGDHLSNKLNVEDLTPYSSGTILGTVSTTPKIIKGGHVLFSITSKSYTVHCAVYKPTGITFVAQNLIVGDKINIGGGIKKATKKFPRTLNIEFIQVINLKKITEETNPLCKKCKKKMKSKGKKQGFQCVKCGSKASKKTILQKPRKIQQRLYTPKISAHRHLTRPEQRIGIKNKNSKFNPSDSWFCIYRN; this is encoded by the coding sequence ATGGATTCAAAACAAGTTTTGACCATTGGTTTTGATGATACTGATTCCCCACAGGGAATGTGTACTACTTTCCTTGCGTACAAAATTGTTGATGAGCTAAAAAAGGAAAATTCAGAATTTTTAGATTTTCCACAACTAGTTCGATTTAACCCAAACATTCCTTGGAAAACACGAGGAAATGGGGCTGTTTCAATAAAAATTCGAACAAAAAATGTCTCTAAAATTAAAACCAAAATTAAAAATCTTGTATTGAAATATTCTGATATTAAAAATGGTGCAAATCCAGGTCTGGTGTTTTATGAAAATGATTCCATACCTCAAAATTTTACTGATTTTAGCAGGTTAGCATTATGGAAACTTGTTAATAGAAATTATGCAAAAAAATTTGCCAAGAAGAATAACTTGGAATTTTTTTATCATGGAAATGGACAAGGATTGGTTGGAGCAATTGGTGCTATTGGATACAAATTTGATGATCACACATTAGAGCTACTAAGCTACCGTAAAAAATCTAGATTTGGAAAAGAAAGAAAACTTTCATCTAAAAACGTAGAAGAGATGCAAAACAAGACTTTTCCATATACCTACAACAATTTTGATTCAAAAAAAGAGAGAGTTTTGATTACGCCTCATGGACCCGACCCTGTTTTTTATGGAATCCGTGGAGAAAACCTTTCTTCATTACTACAAGCATCAAAAATTTTGAAACCTAAAGAAAAATTAGATGGTTATATGATCTTTAAATCTAATCAGGGAACTGGTGATCATTTATCAAATAAACTAAATGTAGAAGATCTAACACCATATTCCTCTGGCACTATTTTGGGAACTGTTTCCACCACTCCTAAAATTATCAAAGGAGGACATGTTCTTTTTTCAATCACCTCAAAATCTTATACGGTACATTGTGCAGTTTACAAACCTACAGGAATCACATTTGTAGCACAGAATCTTATTGTTGGTGATAAAATAAACATAGGTGGAGGAATTAAAAAAGCCACAAAAAAATTCCCTCGAACACTAAATATAGAATTCATTCAAGTCATTAACCTGAAAAAAATCACTGAGGAAACAAATCCACTATGTAAAAAATGTAAGAAAAAGATGAAATCCAAAGGAAAGAAGCAAGGATTTCAATGTGTCAAATGTGGTTCAAAAGCCTCAAAAAAAACTATTCTTCAAAAGCCTAGAAAAATTCAACAAAGACTTTACACTCCAAAAATCTCTGCCCACAGACATCTTACTAGACCTGAGCAGAGAATTGGAATAAAAAACAAAAATTCAAAATTCAATCCATCTGATTCATGGTTTTGTATTTATAGAAATTAA
- a CDS encoding hydroxymethylglutaryl-CoA reductase, degradative yields the protein MKDSSISKFFEKSREDRLNIVGDFADLSKTDLEILQNENGGISFGKADKMVENAIGTFSLPLGIATNFKINGKDYLIPMVIEEPSVIAAASKGAKIARIKGGFTVTADESYSIGQIQVLDVNKQDAIQQIQQSSTEILKLANSKSNTLSKMGKGAKEVSCKEIDTPSGKMLIVELLINVGDAMGANVTNTMCEAVSPLIEKITGGKALLRILSNYSTRRIAKATAVFDKQEVGGEKVVDNIILAFEFADNDVYRAVTHNKGIMNGVISVANALGQDSRAIEAAANAYAAKSGRYRSLSKWSKDNDGNLVGELEIPLSVGIVGGIANVHPVAKVCTKILGAQSAQELACVMTATGLAQNYSAIRALSTEGIQKGHMRLHARNLAAAAGATPEQIDEIVKKMIEQNSISLDKAKELLTQI from the coding sequence ATGAAAGATTCTTCAATTTCTAAGTTTTTTGAAAAATCAAGAGAAGATAGATTAAACATAGTTGGTGATTTTGCAGATTTGTCTAAGACAGATCTAGAAATTTTACAAAATGAAAATGGTGGAATTTCATTTGGCAAGGCAGATAAAATGGTGGAAAATGCAATTGGTACTTTCTCACTACCTTTAGGAATCGCAACAAATTTCAAAATTAATGGTAAGGACTATCTCATACCTATGGTTATAGAGGAACCGTCAGTAATTGCCGCAGCCTCTAAAGGTGCAAAAATTGCTCGAATAAAAGGGGGATTTACAGTAACTGCTGATGAGTCATACAGTATAGGACAAATTCAAGTTTTAGATGTTAACAAGCAGGATGCAATCCAACAAATCCAACAATCTTCAACTGAAATTTTAAAACTTGCAAATTCAAAAAGTAATACTTTATCAAAAATGGGAAAAGGTGCAAAAGAAGTTTCTTGTAAAGAAATTGATACACCATCAGGGAAAATGTTGATTGTGGAACTGTTAATCAATGTAGGCGATGCAATGGGCGCAAATGTTACAAATACAATGTGTGAAGCAGTATCTCCACTAATTGAAAAAATTACAGGAGGTAAAGCACTGCTTAGAATCTTATCAAATTATTCTACAAGAAGAATAGCAAAAGCTACCGCTGTATTTGATAAACAGGAAGTCGGAGGAGAAAAAGTAGTTGATAATATTATTTTGGCATTTGAATTTGCAGACAATGATGTGTATAGAGCAGTAACTCATAACAAAGGAATTATGAATGGAGTAATTTCAGTTGCAAACGCGTTAGGTCAAGATAGTAGAGCAATTGAGGCAGCAGCTAATGCATATGCTGCCAAATCTGGAAGATATCGCTCTCTTTCTAAATGGAGTAAAGACAATGATGGAAATTTGGTTGGAGAGTTGGAGATTCCACTTTCGGTTGGAATTGTAGGTGGTATTGCCAATGTTCATCCTGTTGCCAAAGTGTGTACAAAGATTCTCGGTGCACAATCTGCACAAGAACTTGCATGTGTTATGACTGCAACTGGTTTGGCTCAAAACTATAGTGCAATAAGAGCGCTTTCTACTGAAGGAATTCAAAAAGGTCACATGCGACTCCATGCTAGAAATCTAGCAGCTGCTGCTGGGGCCACCCCTGAACAAATAGATGAAATTGTCAAAAAAATGATTGAACAAAATAGTATATCACTTGATAAAGCAAAAGAATTGTTAACACAAATTTAA
- a CDS encoding exosome complex RNA-binding protein Csl4, protein MSESTIFPGDKIASIEEYEAGYNTFDDGDMVRAATVGEKDIDKQTRVANIKHPKTLSIPKTGDTVIGTVAAVMSSMIAVSIDYINGKPTTSKVECVCGTRNIRKKNIALVNDIVTLKIVNHLNGTIHATIDEPQLGVLFTKCRKCGGKVVPMRDAIKCTECSWIDERKLSTNFGNGDFVKLRE, encoded by the coding sequence ATGTCAGAGTCAACCATTTTTCCAGGTGATAAAATAGCATCTATTGAAGAATATGAGGCAGGCTACAATACATTTGATGATGGGGATATGGTCAGAGCTGCCACAGTAGGAGAAAAAGACATCGATAAACAAACCAGGGTTGCAAACATTAAACATCCTAAAACACTTTCAATTCCAAAAACAGGAGATACAGTGATTGGTACAGTAGCAGCAGTGATGTCGTCTATGATTGCAGTTTCAATTGATTATATTAATGGAAAACCAACCACATCAAAAGTTGAATGTGTATGTGGTACAAGAAACATAAGAAAAAAGAACATTGCATTAGTAAACGATATTGTTACTTTGAAAATAGTAAATCATCTTAATGGAACAATTCATGCTACAATAGATGAACCACAGTTGGGAGTACTTTTCACAAAATGTAGAAAATGTGGAGGAAAAGTAGTTCCAATGCGTGATGCAATCAAATGTACCGAATGCTCATGGATTGATGAAAGAAAACTTTCAACAAATTTTGGCAATGGTGATTTCGTAAAACTTAGAGAATAA
- the dph2 gene encoding diphthamide biosynthesis enzyme Dph2: MIVVDEERIFKEIESKKPVSVSLNGPDGILPQVQDTATKITEKFGIPAYVLADTTWGTCDLNSNGSKVLGADIQFNIGHTINTESFEGNVILIDAYDDVEFDRVATKCIEILKGKKISLVTDSQHLHQVDKVNEILAKGGIDVKIGKGKGQLNDGQVFGCEFYPATELKDKVDAYVFLGQSNFHASGIALSTNKPTYVLDPYFNEVREITDFAQKLKRKATLAIYKAAEAESFGVIVGLKEGQLSKVFALKFKKELEKEGKKVQLFALTDITNERLRNLKGIDAFIQVACPRISTDNQFDKPVLSTPQANALLKILRKESIEGYLEIPHWL, from the coding sequence TTGATAGTGGTAGATGAGGAGCGTATTTTCAAAGAAATTGAATCTAAAAAACCCGTATCAGTCTCATTAAATGGACCAGATGGGATTTTACCTCAAGTTCAAGACACAGCAACTAAAATCACTGAAAAATTTGGCATTCCAGCATATGTTTTAGCAGATACTACATGGGGAACATGTGATTTGAATTCAAATGGTTCAAAGGTTCTAGGGGCAGATATTCAGTTTAACATAGGACATACAATCAATACAGAATCATTTGAGGGAAATGTAATTTTGATTGATGCGTATGATGATGTTGAATTTGATAGGGTTGCTACCAAATGTATTGAAATTCTAAAAGGCAAAAAAATTTCCCTAGTAACAGACAGTCAACATCTTCACCAAGTTGATAAAGTAAACGAAATTTTAGCTAAAGGAGGAATTGATGTAAAAATTGGCAAAGGCAAAGGACAGTTAAACGATGGTCAAGTATTCGGTTGTGAATTTTATCCAGCTACAGAACTAAAAGATAAGGTTGATGCATACGTCTTTTTGGGGCAAAGTAATTTTCATGCATCAGGAATTGCATTATCAACAAACAAACCAACTTATGTTTTAGATCCATATTTTAATGAAGTAAGAGAAATTACTGATTTTGCTCAAAAATTAAAAAGAAAGGCCACACTAGCAATTTACAAAGCAGCTGAAGCAGAGTCTTTTGGAGTGATTGTTGGATTAAAAGAAGGTCAGCTTTCCAAGGTTTTTGCTTTAAAATTTAAAAAAGAATTAGAAAAAGAAGGGAAAAAAGTTCAACTGTTTGCATTAACAGACATTACAAATGAAAGATTAAGAAATCTAAAGGGAATTGATGCATTTATTCAAGTAGCATGCCCACGAATTTCTACAGATAATCAATTTGACAAACCTGTTTTGTCAACACCTCAAGCAAACGCTCTTTTGAAAATCTTGAGAAAGGAGAGTATTGAAGGATATCTCGAAATACCTCACTGGTTATAG
- a CDS encoding PQQ-dependent sugar dehydrogenase — translation MDKKVRIVAVIGALAFSAYVLTSPSDPLPLPEPSSFKSEDDSVMILAENLDSPRSLAVFENRVFVTEKYGMIRVVQDNKLLEEPLATLRPALPFDGGLLGITLHPEFSENNLLYVYLTYEENGKLWNKILQIKESNNKLVDATTIFDKIPGSEFTNGGFLKFGPDKKLYVGTGTISDSSHDPQNLNSLSGKILRLNYDGSIPEDNPFSDSPVYTLGHRNPQGMTWDDSGKMYLAEIGPEKNDEINIIIAGKNYGWPEQQCSGHAEFENAIMCYDPSIEPAGILYYSKDKINLDSPFVMASLRATNLYQLDFEEGLNSQKTILSGVGRIRDVEEGSDGSLYIITSNTDGKGFPDNMDDKLLRVMK, via the coding sequence GTGGATAAAAAAGTTAGAATAGTTGCAGTCATTGGTGCACTTGCATTTTCTGCATATGTCTTAACATCTCCCTCTGATCCTTTACCATTACCAGAACCTTCTTCTTTCAAATCAGAAGATGATTCTGTAATGATTCTTGCAGAAAATCTTGATTCTCCCCGTTCATTAGCTGTTTTTGAAAATAGAGTTTTTGTTACGGAAAAATATGGAATGATCCGTGTTGTTCAGGATAATAAATTATTAGAAGAACCACTTGCAACATTAAGACCCGCTCTTCCTTTTGATGGTGGTCTATTAGGAATAACATTACATCCTGAATTTTCAGAAAATAACCTTCTCTATGTTTATCTTACTTATGAAGAAAATGGAAAATTATGGAATAAGATTTTACAAATTAAAGAATCTAATAACAAACTAGTTGATGCAACCACAATTTTTGACAAAATTCCTGGCTCTGAATTCACTAATGGTGGTTTTCTAAAATTTGGACCTGACAAAAAATTATACGTTGGAACAGGAACTATTTCTGATTCTTCACATGATCCTCAAAATTTAAATTCATTATCTGGAAAGATTTTAAGGTTAAATTATGATGGAAGCATTCCGGAAGATAACCCCTTTTCAGATTCGCCTGTGTATACTTTAGGACACAGAAACCCTCAGGGAATGACATGGGATGACTCGGGAAAAATGTATCTTGCTGAAATTGGTCCTGAAAAAAATGACGAAATCAATATTATAATCGCAGGCAAAAACTATGGATGGCCTGAACAACAGTGTTCAGGACACGCAGAATTTGAAAATGCAATTATGTGTTATGATCCTAGTATTGAACCTGCAGGAATATTATATTACTCTAAAGACAAAATTAACCTGGATTCACCATTTGTAATGGCATCATTGCGTGCCACAAATCTATACCAATTAGACTTTGAAGAGGGTCTGAATTCCCAGAAAACTATTTTGAGTGGAGTAGGCAGAATTCGTGATGTTGAAGAGGGTTCTGATGGAAGTTTGTATATAATTACTTCAAACACTGATGGAAAAGGTTTTCCAGATAATATGGATGATAAATTACTAAGAGTGATGAAATAA
- a CDS encoding zinc-binding dehydrogenase, producing MRALVYDQYTTDDDFAKILKIKDIPEPKPKPDEVVFKVKAAALNYDDIWGMRGKPLAIPLPHISGTDAAGEVIAIGDDVKNIKIGDRVVSHGNMSCRVCKACTDGREYDCRSRKIWGFETGPLWGGYCEVTHLPEVNVVKIPDSVSYDDAAAASMTLLTSWHMLVGRAKIQPGQLVLIMGGGSGVGNYGIQIAKLYGCTVIATASPDKLDKLIELGADYAVDHRKEDWYKEVRNIAKNIPKPYGDIPGVDVIFEHIGGTHWNKELTLLKYGATIVTTGATTGYDAKTDLRHIFFKGINVLGSTQGTRAELEQGLYWMSQGKIKSIIDSVYTLENAAEAHTKMLKGKGLFGKIIMKP from the coding sequence ATGCGAGCCCTAGTGTATGATCAATATACTACAGATGATGATTTTGCTAAAATTCTAAAAATTAAAGACATTCCAGAACCAAAACCAAAACCTGATGAGGTTGTTTTCAAAGTAAAGGCAGCTGCTTTAAACTATGATGATATTTGGGGAATGAGGGGAAAACCATTGGCAATTCCTTTGCCTCATATCTCTGGAACAGATGCAGCTGGAGAAGTAATCGCAATTGGAGACGATGTAAAAAATATCAAAATTGGTGATAGAGTTGTCTCACATGGAAACATGTCTTGCAGAGTTTGTAAAGCATGTACTGATGGAAGAGAATACGATTGTCGCAGTAGAAAAATCTGGGGATTTGAAACTGGACCCTTATGGGGAGGGTATTGTGAAGTAACTCATTTGCCTGAAGTAAATGTTGTAAAAATTCCAGACAGTGTTTCATATGATGATGCTGCAGCTGCATCTATGACACTGTTGACATCATGGCATATGCTAGTTGGTAGAGCAAAGATTCAACCTGGACAACTTGTATTGATAATGGGAGGAGGTTCCGGTGTTGGGAATTATGGTATTCAAATTGCAAAACTTTACGGTTGTACAGTTATTGCTACTGCAAGTCCTGATAAACTAGATAAATTAATTGAATTGGGTGCAGACTATGCAGTTGATCACAGAAAAGAAGACTGGTATAAGGAAGTAAGAAACATTGCAAAAAACATTCCCAAGCCATATGGCGATATTCCTGGAGTGGATGTTATTTTTGAGCATATTGGCGGTACTCATTGGAACAAAGAACTCACTTTACTGAAATACGGTGCAACAATTGTTACTACTGGAGCTACCACCGGATATGACGCAAAAACTGATTTGCGACATATTTTCTTCAAAGGAATTAATGTTCTAGGCTCAACGCAAGGGACAAGAGCAGAACTGGAACAGGGATTATACTGGATGTCTCAAGGAAAAATAAAATCCATTATTGACTCAGTATATACTTTAGAAAATGCAGCAGAAGCTCACACAAAAATGTTGAAAGGAAAAGGACTTTTTGGAAAGATCATAATGAAACCATGA
- a CDS encoding tetratricopeptide repeat protein, translated as MADPKTDSILDEANRLFLKGKLQDAISYYDKILDEHPTHLSSLNNKGYALSNLKDYDGAIKCYDDALKIEPNDLSVLVNKISSLRKQGIFDDALSLCNKILENNPKYNIALYHKERILFSLKKFEESIVCCDKILLDYPNNGDVLFDKSCSLVMLSMIDEGLKTLQKAIYQGNQFKIKAKKTKLFEKLHHNPTFQKLIL; from the coding sequence TTGGCAGATCCAAAAACCGATTCCATTCTTGATGAAGCAAATAGATTGTTCCTAAAAGGAAAACTTCAAGATGCAATATCGTACTATGATAAAATTCTCGATGAACACCCAACACATCTGAGTTCTTTAAACAACAAAGGATATGCTCTAAGTAATCTCAAAGACTATGATGGTGCTATAAAGTGCTATGATGATGCACTAAAAATTGAACCTAATGATCTATCTGTCTTAGTTAACAAAATTTCATCATTGAGAAAACAAGGAATTTTTGATGATGCATTGTCATTATGTAATAAAATTCTAGAGAATAACCCAAAATACAACATTGCATTATATCATAAAGAGAGAATTTTGTTTTCCTTGAAAAAATTTGAAGAATCTATTGTATGTTGTGATAAAATACTTTTAGATTATCCAAATAACGGTGATGTCTTATTTGATAAATCATGTAGTCTTGTAATGTTATCTATGATTGATGAAGGATTAAAAACATTACAAAAAGCAATTTATCAAGGAAATCAATTCAAAATAAAAGCAAAAAAAACCAAATTATTTGAAAAACTACACCACAACCCTACCTTTCAAAAATTAATTCTATAA